One Burkholderia gladioli genomic window, GTCGGCGTGGTGGCCGCCTATCCGGGCCCGGTGGTGACGCGCTACGAGATCGAGCCGGCCACCGGCGTGAAGGGCAGCCAGATCGTCGGGCTCGCCAAGGACCTGGCGCGCTCGCTGTCGCTGGTGTCGATCCGCGTGGTCGAGACGATTCCCGGCAAGAACTACATGGCGCTGGAGCTGCCGAACCCGCGCCGCCAGACCGTGCGCCTGTCCGAGATCCTCGGCTCCGAGGTCTATGCCGCCGCGTCCTCGGCGCTCACCATGGGCCTGGGCAAGGACATCGGCGGCAAGCCGGTATGCGCCGATCTCGCCAAGATGCCCCACCTGCTGGTGGCCGGCACCACCGGCTCGGGCAAGTCGGTGGGGATCAACGCGATGATCCTCTCGCTGCTCTACAAGGCCACCGCCGACCAGGTCCGGCTGATCCTGATCGACCCGAAGATGCTGGAAATGAGCGTCTACGAAGGCATTCCGCACCTGCTCTGCCCGGTCGTCACCGACATGCGCCAGGCCGGCAACGCGCTGAACTGGACCGTCGCCGAGATGGAGCGCCGCTACAAGCTGATGAGCAAGCTCGGCGTGCGCAACCTGGGCGGCTACAACAACAAGATCGACGAGGCGACCAAGCGCGAGGAGAAGATCCCGAACCCGTTCAGCCTGACGCCCGAGGATCCCGAGCCGCTCGGCCGCCTGCCCAATATCGTGGTGGTGATCGACGAGCTGGCCGACCTGATGATGGTGGTCGGCAAGAAGGTCGAGGAGCTGATCGCGCGCATCGCGCAGAAGGCGCGCGCGGCCGGCATCCACCTGATCCTCGCCACCCAGCGCCCCTCGGTGGACGTGATCACCGGCCTGATCAAGGCCAACGTGCCGACCCGCATGGCCTTCCAGGTGTCCTCGAAGATCGACTCGCGCACGATTCTCGACCAGATGGGCGCCGAATCGCTGCTCGGCATGGGCGACATGCTCTACCTGCCGCCCGGCAGCGGCCTGCCGGTGCGCGTGCACGGCGCCTTCGTGTCCGACGACGAGGTGCACCGCGTCGTCGAGAAGCTCAAGGAGCACGGCGAGCCGAACTACATCGAGGGCCTGCTCGAGGGTGGCGTGGCCGACGGCGAGGAAGGCTCGGCCGGCGCGGGAACCGGCGAGGGCGGCGACGAGTCCGATCCCCTTTACGACCAGGCCGTCGAGGTCGTCGTCAAGAACCGCCGCGCCTCGATCTCGCTGGTGCAGCGCCATCTGCGCATCGGCTACAACCGCGCGGCGCGATTGCTCGAACAGATGGAGCAATCGGGGCTCGTGTCGGCCATGTCGTCCAACGGCAATCGCGAAATCCTGGTGCCGGCCCGCGACGCGGAATGACGCCGCATCGGCGCCGGCCCGCCAATCAGGGAGAAACCCACCTCATGCAAGCATTCTCGTTCGTGCAGTTCCCCGCGGTTCGCCGCTTCGTCGCGGCGCTGGCCGGCGCCTCGCTGATGGCGGTCGCCTCGCAGGCCTTCGCGGGCGGCACCGACCAGCTCAAGGCCTTCATCGCCCAGGTCAAGACCGCCAAGGGCGGTTTCACCCAGCAGATCGTCAAGGCCCCTTCCAAGGGGGCGAGCGGCGCGATGCCGACCGTCAAGCCGACCGACAATTCCAGCGGCACCTTCGTGTTCTCGCGCCCTGGCCGGTTCGTCTGGTCCTACGAGAAGCCGTACCAGCAACTGCTGCAGGCCGACGGCGACACGCTCTACGTCTACGACAAGGACCTGAACCAGGTCACCGAGCGCAAGCTTTCGGGCGCGCTCGGCGCGAGCCCGGCCGCGATCCTGTTCGGCAGCAACGACATCGAGAAGAACTACACGCTGCGCGACGCCGGCGAGAAGGGCGGCATCGACTGGGTCGAGATGCAGCCGAAGTCGCAGGACACGCAGTTCCAGCGCATCGGCATCGGCTTCAAGGGCGGCACGCTGGCGGCGATGGAGCTGCACGACGTGTTCGGCAACGTCACTCTGCTGACCTTCACCAATATGCAGACGAATCCCGCGCTGCCGGCCGATACCTTCCGTTTCGCGGTGCCCAAGGGCGCCGACGTGATCAAGGGCTGAGCACCGCCCGCGGTGCCGGGACGGGCCTGCCAGCGATGGCAGGCCCGTTTCGTTTCGAGGCGCCCGGCGGCGCGGCGCGAGGCGCCGGGCGCGCCGATGTCGCGGCGAGTCGCCATCCTGTCCGATCGGCCGGGGGCGGCTGGCGCGCCCGGCTGTCATAATGTCCGGCTGGCGCGGCGATGGACGCCGCGCCGGTCATTGCAGGAGTCGAGGTCCATGTCCGACCTGTTTGAAATCGAACCGCGCCGCCCGCTCGCGGAGGCGCTGCGCCCGAAGACGCTCGACGAGGTGATCGGCCAGACGCACCTGCTCGGCGAGGGCAAGCCGCTGCGGCTCGCGTTCGAGTCGGGCCGGCCGCATTCGATGATCCTCTGGGGTCCGCCCGGCGTCGGCAAGACCACGCTCGCGCGGCTCACCGCGAATGCCTTCGATTGCGAGTTCATCGCACTGTCGGCCGTGCTCGGCGGCGTGAAGGACATCCGCGAGGCGATGGAGCAGGCCAAGGACACGCTGCATCGCAATGGCCGGCACACGATCCTGTTCGTCGACGAGATCCACCGCTTCAACAAGGGCCAGCAGGATGCGCTGCTGCCCTTCGTCGAATCGGGGCTCGTCACCTTCATCGGCGCGACCACCGAGAACCCGAGCTTCGAGGTCAACTCGGCGCTGCTGTCGCGGGCCCAGGTCTATGTGCTGAAGTCGCTCGACGACGCGGAGATGCGCCAGTTGCTGGCGCGCGCGCAGCAGATCGCGCTCGACGGGCTCACGTTCGAGGACAAGGCCGTCGATACGCTGATCGGCTACGCCGACGGTGACGCGCGGCGCTTCCTGAACCTGCTGGAGCAGGCGCAGACGGCGGCGCTGTCGGCGCGCACCAACCGGATCGACGCCGATTTCGTCTCGAACGCGATGACGCTGAACGCGCGCCGCTTCGACAAGGGCGGCGACAACTTCTACGACCAGATCTCGGCGCTGCACAAGTCGGTGCGCGGCTCGAATCCGGACGCGGCGCTCTACTGGTTCTGCCGCATGCTCGACGGCGGCGCCGATCCCAAGTACCTGTCGCGGCGCATCGTGCGGATGGCCTGGGAGGACATCGGCCTGGCCGATCCGCGCGCGATGCAGATGGCCAACGACGCGGCCGCGACCTTCGAGCGGCTGGGCTCGCCCGAGGGCGAGCTGGCGCTCGGCCAGGCCGTGATCTACTTGGCCTGCGCGGCCAAGAGCAATGCCGGCTACAACGCCTTCAACGCCGCCATGGCCTTCGTGCGGCAGGACAAGTCGCGCGAGGTGCCGGTCCATCTGCGCAACGCGCCGACCAAGCTCATGAAGGAGCTCGGCTACGGCCACGAGTACCGCTACGCGCACGACGAGCCGAACGCCTACGCGGCCGGCGAGAGCTACCTGCCCGAAGGCATGCGCGAGCCGCGCTGGTACCAGCCGGTGCCGCGCGGGCTCGAAACCAAGATCGCCGAGAAGCTGAGCTGGCTGCGCGAGCTCGATCGCGAGGCCGGCAAGCCCGAATAAGTCGCGTGATGCGCGGCGGGGCCGCCGGGCCGCCACCGCCGTGCGTTAGAATCCGCGTTTCACACAACGATTTTTCCAAGTCCTCCCATGCTCGACATCCAGTTGCTGCGCAAAGACCTCGACGGCGTCGCCAAGCGCCTCGCCGATCGCGGCTACATCCTCGACGTCGCCAGGTTCTCCTCGCTCGAGGCGGATCGCCGCGCGATCCAGACCCGCACCGAAGAACTGCAGGCGCGCCGCAACAGCCTGTCGAAGCAGATCGGCGCGATGAAGGGGCGGGGCGAGGACACCTCGGCCGTGATGGCCGAGGTCGGCGGGATCGGCGACGAGATGAAGAGTTCGGCCGCCAGGCTCGACGAGATCCAGGGCGCGATGCAGGCGCTGCTGCTCGAGATGCCGAACCTGGCGCACGAGAGCGTGCCGGTCGGCAAGGACGAGGCCGGCAATGTCGAGGCGCGTCGCTGGGGCACGCCGCGCAGCTTCGATTTCGAGGTGCGCGACCACGTCGACGTCGGCACGCCGCTCGGCCTCGATTTCGAGACCGGGGCGAAGCTCTCGGGTGCGCGCTTCACCATGCTGCGCGGCCCGATCGCGCGTCTGCACCGGGCGCTGGCGCAGTTCATGATCGACACGCACACGCTGCAGCACGGTTATACGGAAACCTATTCGCCGTATATCGTGAACCCGGAAATCCTCTACGGCACCGGGCAGTTGCCGAAGTTCGCCGACGACATGTTCCGCGTCGAGAAGGGCGGCGAGGAAAACACCGTCACGCAATACCTGATCTCGACCTCCGAGATCACGCTGACCAACACGGTGCGCGATTCGATCGTCGACGCCGCGACGCTGCCGATCAAGCTGACCGCGCATTCGCCGTGCTTCCGCTCCGAAGCAGGCTCGTATGGCCGCGACACGCGCGGCATGATCCGCCAGCACCAGTTCGACAAGGTCGAGATGGTGCAGATCGCGGCGCCGGACGCATCCTACGCGGCGCTCGACGAAATGGTCGGCCACGCCGAGGCGATCCTGCAGAAGCTCGAGCTGCCCTACCGCGTGATCACGCTGTGCACTGGCGACATGGGCTTCTCGGCCGCCAAGACCTTCGACCTGGAAGTCTGGCTGCCGGCGCAGAACACCTATCGCGAGATCTCGAGCTGCTCGAACACGGAGTCGTTCCAGGCGCGCCGCATGCAGGCGCGTTTCCGCAACGCGCAAGGCAAGCCCGAACTCGTGCACACGCTGAACGGCTCGGGCCTCGCGGTCGGCCGCACGCTGGTGGCCGTGCTCGAGAACTACCAGAACGCCGATGGTTCGGTGACGGTGCCCGTCGCGCTGCGTCCGTACCTGGGTGGCCTGGAGAAGATCGAGCTGCCGGGCTCGGCGGCCTGAGGTCGCGAATCGGATGCCGCTGCGTGAGGAAATCGCACGCGGCATCCTCGTCAGTCCGGCCGAGAAATTTTTTGCGAAAAGGGCTTGGAAAGACGGAAAGAGTTGTTCTATAATCTTTGCTTCGCCGGGACGAGACCTACGAACGGCGAAGCAGTAGAAGGAAAGGTGGCAGAGAGGTCGAATGCGCCGGACTCGAAATCCGGTGTACGGTTATACCGTACCGTGGGTTCGAATCCCACCCTTTCCGCCAGAATGCAAACCCCTCGAAGCCGAAAAGCTCGAGGGGTTTTTTCTTTGCCGAGCGGGTTTTCTCCGGCCTTTAGCGGGCGCGATTCGTTCTCCCCGTAGAAATCGAAAAAACTAAAGAAGTCCGGGGCGGGGTCGTAATAGGTGGCTTGAATCGAGAGGGCGCGTCCGTCTGTCGGGAAGCGCCTCGATGTCGAGCGGGTATGCATGTATCGCTCGTGCCACTCGACACGACCAATCAAGAACACAGAACAACGATGAAGCATGGGGCCATTCGTCCGGATCACGGCGGACATCGGAATGCGGTCGCGCAGCGCCAGACGCACGCGTCGCATTCACTGGGGATATCGCGATCGGTGCCGATACGTGTACCCGTCTTTCCATCTCGACTTCTTGGCTGATGCCGCTTAAGCCGCCGGCGGTGTCCGCGCATCGCGCGCGATGCCCGACCATCACGGCCGGCACTTCTGCCCCATTCGCCGGCCTTCATCGTTTGCATGGCTTTGACGCCAAGGCGTCATCGATCGCGCGGCCAAGAGAGAGCCGACGCGAACTCACAACAAGGAGAAAAACGAGCATGTTCGATAACACCACCACACGGGGTTGGCGGTTTTCCGCGATGGCGGCGCTGGCGGCGGCTGCGATCCTGACGGGATGCGGCGGGGACGACGGCGGCACGGTTGTCCCGAGGGCGCAGGGCAGCACGACGCAGGCAGGCACCGGCAACAGCGCCGGCAGCAGTGCCCAGGCCAGCGTGGAGGAGTCGACGTACACCGATGGCATCTTCGTCGACAACAGCGGCGATGGCTATTTCCAGTTTGATACGAATTTCCCGGCGACTTTCACCGCGGTGACGGGGGCGATCGTGGTCGAGAGCTACCTGGCGCAGCAGGGCGACAAGCAATTCGGTTCGCGTCCGCAATGGCCCGCCGGCGCCTCGTTCGCGCTGAACCAGTCGACCCAGGCCTATATCACGGCCGATGGCGCCGAGGAGGTGTTCGGCTACCAGGACATGGACTGGGGGCCGGTCGGCGCCATCTCGAAGCGCACGCCGCAGGGCTTCCAGTTCAGCCTGGACAAACTGCCGACGCCGCTGTACGACGTCGCACTGATGGCCGTCGATGTGTCGGGGCAGGCCGTTGCCGACGTGCTCGCCAAGGATAGCCGCTCCGTCAACGGCGGCCTGGCCGCCTTGATGGCCAGCGACAAGACGCCGATGCCGGCCGGCTCGCACATCTACCAGACGACCGAGACGGTTCTGACCACCAATATCTGGATGTTGCGCGACTGGAGCGGCAACGGTTTCTACCCGACGCTGGAGGCGGCGCAGGTGGACAATGGCGGCACGATCCGCACGCTCGGCGCCTATCGTTATCTCGATCATCCGGGCGACAACACGGCCCTGGTCGAATACAACGGGAAAATCGATGCGGGCGAGATTCGCAAGCAAGGCGATGTCCTGACCGATCTTCCGCTGGGTTACAACCGCGTCGCGGCGACCTTCATCGCGCAGGAAATCCAGAAGGCATTGCAACCGCGTTGATCCATGATGGCGTCGTGAGCGCGGCCCGGCTCGCGGCGCCGGAATTGGCGAGATCAACTGTCGATCATGGTGGAGGCGGGGTCGGTTTTTTCCGATTTTTCAAGAAATCCGGGGCTTTTAGCCGTTCGAAAACGGATGTGGCGAAAATGGAGCCGGCGCGATGGGGAATATCGTCGAATTTTGGAGGATTCAGGCTTTGGGGTCCTTGTCGCGCGACCATGGTTCGGCACCGGGCTCACGCAACTTTTTTCTCAGTCGCGCGTTCTCGGCGAACAGCGCGACCAGTGCAATCAGCGTCAGGACTGGAAACACCCATTCTGCACCGATGCGAAAGACCGCCCAGGAGGCGAGCAGCAATGCGAGGGCGGTGACGAGCAATGCAATACGATCGAGCAAGCTGTTCATGCGATTTTCGCCTCGCGTTGGCGCATGAAAGCCGTAGGCATGTCGCGTGTGCCTCTGGACTGTCCGCGCGTCGAACCAGATGATTGAGTGGCTCATCGATAGCAGCCATCGGATCAGGTTTTTCATCGAGACCGCAGCTTACGGCTTTCGCGGCGTCTGGGCAGACGACGATTGACGCGCCATGGCCGGCGATCATCAGCGCGATCGCAGCGCTGTCACTAACGAGGCATACCTCTCCAACAATAGGTGGCTTCCCAGTCTCGATTGTTGCGTTGCGGCATTCCGAGTCGTGAACTCTTCCGAAACCCCCATCGTGACTACCGATTCACACTCGGAAATCCCTGATCGAAAAGCCGTTCTCCATCCCTGTAACGTGCTGAAATCCAGTGTGCGCCGCAGCATGATTTTTCATCGCCCGTATCTCGATTTTAGGCTTTGCCAATTCGCTCGATCGTTTGAAAATAACGATTTGACTCATACCCCGCTTTCGGTTGAAGCTAATAGCTTGCTGTCCGAAGGATGTCCCTGCATGAGTTCGACTTTGACCGTCCGCCGTATCGCCGCCGACCAGGGCAGCGTGTATCGAGAGCTGCGCGCTGCGTCGCTGCGCGAGCCCTATGCGCCCGGCGAAGCGCCCGAGGCGGAGCTGTCCGTCGACGCCGACGCGGCCGATGCGATTGCCGCGCAGCGGGCGAGTTCCGATCAGTCCACCACCTTCCTGCTCTATACCGAAGGCCATCCCGCCGGCATGATCGGCGCCTATCTCGACAACACGCCCGAGCGGCGCGCCTTCGTCAGCGAGCTGTGGGTCGCGCACGCGGTGCGGCACCTGCGCGGCGGCGTGCTGCTGGTCAACACCGCGCGCGACTGGCTGGCCGGGCAGGGCGCCACCGAGATCTACGCATGGATCGCCGAGCAGAACCGCAACGCGATCCGCTTCTACGAGCACATGGGCTTCACCAATCTCGGCGAGCATGCGCCGATCGCCCGCGTACCGGGCGCGATGAAGTCGCTATTCGTCTGGCGTTTCGGTGCCTGAGCTCGCCGCCGCGCACCGATTCCCGCCTCGCTTTTCCGATTGCCGCCCCGGCCTTTCCCAAAACGCCCATCGCGCCTGCCCTGGCGCCCTGAAAATGATGGCCGCCCGCCCGGACGCCTGTAAAATACGCAAAAATTTTTTGCAGGACGTCCATGTCGCTTAAAAAATCGCCATTCTTCGAGCTTCGCAGCGGCTCGGTCGATTCCTTGCTGTTCGTTGTCAAGACGGCCGATCTCGATGTCCTGCGGGCCGAGCTGGTCAAGCGTTTCGAGGCGACGCCGGAATTCTTCGCCGACGACGTGGTGGCGATCGACGTGCGGCGCCTGGCCGAGGACGAGCGTGTCTCGCTCGACGAACTCCGAGCCATGCTGAACGACGTACGGATGCGTCCGATCGGCGTGGTCGCGCAGCCGGAGCAGCAGGGCTGGGCCGCTGCGGGCGGGCTGCCGCTGCTGGAGGCGCGCGATCGCCGGGCACCGACCGCCAAGCCGGCGCAGGACGAGGCACCGGCGGCCGAGGCCTCGGCGACACCGGCCGCCGGCGTGGCCGAGGTGGCGGCCGTCGCGGCGGAGCCGGCTGGCGCGGCTTCAGGGGCGATGGGCGCTTCGGCAGCGGCCTCGGGCGGCGCGCCGCAGACGCTGGTGATCGACCGGCCGCTGCGTTCGGGCCAGCAGATCTACGCGAAGGGCGACCTGGTGGTGCTCGCGCCCGTCAGCAACGGCGCCGAGGTGATCGCCGAGGGCAACATCCACGTCTATGCGCCGCTGCGCGGCCGCGCGCTGGCCGGCGTGCTCGGCAATCACGATGCGCGCATCTTCTGTACGTGCCTGGAGCCGGAACTCATTTCGATTGCCGGTATCTATCGAACCACGGAGAACCCGCTGCCGGCCGAGGTGGTTGGCAAATCGGTGCAGATCCGGCTCGAGGACGAAAAACTGATGATCGAGCCGTTGCGGCTGACCTGAGCGCGAGCGCGCGACGCGGCAACGGATCGATCGGACCTCATTGACGAACACAGGGTAGGGTAATGGCAAAAATCATCGTGGTGACTTCGGGCAAGGGCGGTGTCGGCAAGACGACGACGAGCGCGAGCTTCGCTTCCGGGCTCGCGCTGCGCGGCCACAAGACGGCTGTGATCGACTTCGACGTCGGCCTGCGCAATCTCGATCTCATCATGGGCTGCGAGCGCCGCGTGGTGTACGACCTGGTCAACGTGATCCAGGGCGAGGCGAACCTGAACCAGGCGCTGATCAAGGACAAGAAGTGCGAGAACCTGTTCATCCTGCCGGCCTCGCAGACGCGGGACAAGGATGCGCTCACGCGTGAGGGCGTCGAGAAGGTCATCAACGACCTGATCGCGATGGACTTCGCCTACATCGTCTGCGATTCGCCGGCCGGCATCGAGTCGGGCGCGCTGCACGCGATGTACTTCGCCGACGAGGCGGTGGTGGTGACCAACCCGGAAGTGTCCTCGGTGCGCGATTCGGACCGCATCCTCGGCATCCTCGCCTCGAAGACCAAGCGCGCGGCCGACGGCGGCGATCCGATCAAGGAGCACCTGCTGATCACGCGCTACAACCCGAAGCGCGTCAGCGAAGGCGAGATGCTCTCGCTGGAGGACATCGGCGAGATCCTGCGCATCAAGCTGATCGGCGTGATCCCGGAATCGGAGGCGGTGCTGCATGCCTCCAACCAGGGCCTGCCGGCGGTGCACCTCGACGGCACCGACGTCGCCGAGGCCTACAAGGACGTGGTGTCGCGCTTCCTCGGCGAGGAAAAGACGATGCGTTTCGTCGACTACTCGAAGCCGGGCCTGCTGCAACGCCTTTTCGGCAGCAAGTAAGGGAGGCGCATCATGTCGATCCTGTCGTTCCTCCTCGGGGAGAAGAAGAAGTCCGCCGCCGTCGCGAAAGAGCGCCTGCAACTGATCATCGCGCACGAGCGCATCGGCGGTCGCCCGCCGGCGGACTACCTGCCGGCGCTGCAGAAAGAACTGCTCGACGTCATCTCGAAGTACGTCAAGATCTCGAACGACGATATCCGCGTCAGTCTCGAGCGCCAGGACGACCTTGAGGTGCTCGAGGTCAAGATCGAGATCCCGCAGGCCTGAGCGTGATCCGGGCGCGCCGCGCAATGCGGCGCGCCGCCCGCTGCCCGCCGCCCGTTTTCCTCCGCCGTTCCCGGCTCATCCCGCTGTTTCCCCAAGTCCCTTCCAGCGCTCCATCGGACGCGTCGCGCCGAGGGTGGCTTTCATTCGGATTGCCGCTCTTACCAGCTGTTGCACTTTGACCCCCGCCGTAATACGGCCGCTGTAGGCGGCCGACGAGGCTCGCGCATTGAACCGGTACGCACTGAACGCGTATCCGAATCGATCACAAGGAGGTCACCATGATTCGCATTGCTGCCCGTTATCTGGTTCCGCTCGCGCTGGCCCTGACGGCATTCGGCACCACCGTCGCGCCGCTCACGGCGAGCGCCGCGGAAGTCGTGATCGTCGCGCCGAGCGCGCCGCCGCCGGTGCGCTACGAAGTGGTGCCGGCGCCGCGCGTTGGTTATGTCTGGGATCGTGGCCACTGGAACTGGGAACATGGCCGCTATGTCTGGATCGGCGGCCACTGGGAGGCCGAGCGGGTCGGTCTGCATTGGGCGCCGGGCCACTGGGCACCGCGCGGCCCGAACTGGGTCTGGGTGCGCGGCCACTGGGCCTGATGCGGGAGCACGAGCATGAAACGAACCCTGTTCGTCGTCGCGCTCGCGGCGATCGTGCTGGCCGGCTGCGTGGTCGTGCCGGCCCGGCCCGTGTACTACCATCCGGCGCGCGTCGTCGTGTATTGACGCGGCCGGCGTGTCAGCGCGGCGGCGGCTCGTCCGCCTCGCGCGGCGCGGCCGGGGGCGAGGCGCTCCGCGCCGCTTCCGCCTCGACTTTGTCGTCTGGTGCCGATGCTTCGTCATCCTTGCTTTTGGGCTGCGCGTCGTGCTCCGCCGACGCCTCGTGCGGTGCGCCGGCGTGGGCATCGCGCAGCCGACGCAGCGGATCGGCCGGCGACGCTTCGGCATCCTCGGCATTGGTCAGGCGGTCGTCGTCGTGCGCGGCGGGCGCCGGCTTTTCCGCGCTCGTGGCGGTTGCCGGCGGCGCGGTCGGATGCAGGTAGCGATGCGCGAGCGCTTCGTAGAGCGGCGGCACGAACAGCCGCGAGACGCGGCTCGAGATCAGCGCGGTGGCCATCAGCGAGATCACCAGCGCATGGCCGTTGATCATCTCCATCACGATCACGAAGGAGGTGATCGGTGACTGCGTGACGGCAGCCAGGTAGCCGACCATCGCCAGCGCGATCAGCAGCGCCAGCGGCATGTCGCCGAACACCAGGTGCAGCAGGTTGCCGAAGCCGGCGCCGATCGACAGCGAGGGCGCGAAGATCCCCCCGGGGATGCCGGGCAGGTAGGACGCGACCATCGAGATCATCTTGGTGACCGGGTAGAACAGCGAGAGCTGGCTGTGGCCGTCGAGCAGGCCGCGCGCCTCGGCGTAGCCGCTGCCGAAGGTGGTGCCGCCGGACAGCAGGCCCACCACCGCGATCACCAGCCCGCACAGCGCCGCGAACATCACGGGCCGGCCGCGATACATCGCCAGCAGGCGGGCCGGCAGCCAGCGCCCGGTGTTCAGCAGCAGCCAGACGAACAGGCCACCGGCGATGCCGGTGAGCACGGCCGTGGCCAGCACGGCGAGCGCGACCAGGCGCGAGAACTGCGTGCCGGCGTCGATGGTGCCGAAATAGGTGTAGTTGCCGTTCATGCCGAGCGCGATCACGCCGGCGATGATGATGGCCGTGATCAGCACGCCGCTGGCGCGCGCGGAGAAGCTGCGCGTGAGCTCCTCGATGGCGAACACGATGCCGGCCAGCGGCGTGTTGAAGGCGGCCGACAGCCCGGCCGCGGCGCCGGCCAGCACCAGTTGGCGCTCGATCAGGGCGTTCGAGCGCGGGTAGAAGCGGCGCAGGTTGAACATCAGCGCGGCGCCGATCTGCACGGTCGGCCCCTCGCGGCCGATGGTGAAGCCGCCCAGGATGCCGAGCAGCGAGATCAGCACCTTGCCGAACAGGATGCGCAGCGTGAGCAGGCGCGAGCCGAAGGCGGCGGGGCTGGCCTGCAGGGTGGCGATCACCTGCGGGATGCCGCTGCCCTCGGCGCCGCGGAAGAAGCGGCGGGTGAGCCAGACCGAGGCGGCTGCCACCGCCGGCGTGAGGATCAGCGGCAGCCAGGCGTGCTCGTGCTGCAGCGAGCGGAAGCTGTTGTAGCCCCAGTCGATCAGGCGCGCATAGAGCACGGCCACGATGCCGACCACGATCGCCCCGAGCCAGAACACTCCGTACAGGCGCCACAGCCGCAGGGAGCGGCGCGGCAAGGTCTGGAGAAAGGCGGTGGTTCGCGACATGGCTGCGGGCGGGGGCAAAGGGAGAATTATACGGAGGTCGCCGGCAGGCGCAGCCGGGTCAATCCATAAGGGTACCGGCTCGGAGGGGGCGTCGGCGCACTGTCGGCGAATCGAAAGCCGGCGGGCGACAGGCAATTGCGCCAGGCCCCGGGGCGGGCGGCGAGCGCGGTGGACGGCGCGGGAGGTGGGGCGCGGCAAGGCTTGCCCGAAGGCGGCGCGCCCGCGCCCGAGGGGCTGCCTGCCGCCGCGGGCAGGCAGCGTGCCCGGCTTACATCAGCCGCGTATCGCGCGTCTCGCGCATCAGCAGCACGCCGATCACGCTGATCGCCGCGGCCACCGACACGTAGCCG contains:
- a CDS encoding DNA translocase FtsK, with translation MAKAPFTAQAQALPHRMSRLFVEIRWILQVAVFAFLLMALLSYSRRDPSWTHAVQIDHISNWAGRVGAWTADILLLLFGISAYWLVVLLARRVAANYRRITRHEALDEEPPARPIGWLAEGFAFVLVMLASDGIEALRMWSLKVPLPRAPGGVVGEMVARGVSHALGFTGGTLFLLIALAIGLSLYFRFSWLSVCERVGDAIINAFTLAKLRREAERDRKLGEAAAVRREGKVEEERVRIEEHEPVTIVPPIVTPAKSERVERERQVPLFTDLPGDSTLPAISLLDAATQSQEAIPADTLEFTSRLIEKKLKDFGVEVGVVAAYPGPVVTRYEIEPATGVKGSQIVGLAKDLARSLSLVSIRVVETIPGKNYMALELPNPRRQTVRLSEILGSEVYAAASSALTMGLGKDIGGKPVCADLAKMPHLLVAGTTGSGKSVGINAMILSLLYKATADQVRLILIDPKMLEMSVYEGIPHLLCPVVTDMRQAGNALNWTVAEMERRYKLMSKLGVRNLGGYNNKIDEATKREEKIPNPFSLTPEDPEPLGRLPNIVVVIDELADLMMVVGKKVEELIARIAQKARAAGIHLILATQRPSVDVITGLIKANVPTRMAFQVSSKIDSRTILDQMGAESLLGMGDMLYLPPGSGLPVRVHGAFVSDDEVHRVVEKLKEHGEPNYIEGLLEGGVADGEEGSAGAGTGEGGDESDPLYDQAVEVVVKNRRASISLVQRHLRIGYNRAARLLEQMEQSGLVSAMSSNGNREILVPARDAE
- the lolA gene encoding outer membrane lipoprotein chaperone LolA, translated to MQAFSFVQFPAVRRFVAALAGASLMAVASQAFAGGTDQLKAFIAQVKTAKGGFTQQIVKAPSKGASGAMPTVKPTDNSSGTFVFSRPGRFVWSYEKPYQQLLQADGDTLYVYDKDLNQVTERKLSGALGASPAAILFGSNDIEKNYTLRDAGEKGGIDWVEMQPKSQDTQFQRIGIGFKGGTLAAMELHDVFGNVTLLTFTNMQTNPALPADTFRFAVPKGADVIKG
- a CDS encoding replication-associated recombination protein A, with translation MSDLFEIEPRRPLAEALRPKTLDEVIGQTHLLGEGKPLRLAFESGRPHSMILWGPPGVGKTTLARLTANAFDCEFIALSAVLGGVKDIREAMEQAKDTLHRNGRHTILFVDEIHRFNKGQQDALLPFVESGLVTFIGATTENPSFEVNSALLSRAQVYVLKSLDDAEMRQLLARAQQIALDGLTFEDKAVDTLIGYADGDARRFLNLLEQAQTAALSARTNRIDADFVSNAMTLNARRFDKGGDNFYDQISALHKSVRGSNPDAALYWFCRMLDGGADPKYLSRRIVRMAWEDIGLADPRAMQMANDAAATFERLGSPEGELALGQAVIYLACAAKSNAGYNAFNAAMAFVRQDKSREVPVHLRNAPTKLMKELGYGHEYRYAHDEPNAYAAGESYLPEGMREPRWYQPVPRGLETKIAEKLSWLRELDREAGKPE
- the serS gene encoding serine--tRNA ligase; this translates as MLDIQLLRKDLDGVAKRLADRGYILDVARFSSLEADRRAIQTRTEELQARRNSLSKQIGAMKGRGEDTSAVMAEVGGIGDEMKSSAARLDEIQGAMQALLLEMPNLAHESVPVGKDEAGNVEARRWGTPRSFDFEVRDHVDVGTPLGLDFETGAKLSGARFTMLRGPIARLHRALAQFMIDTHTLQHGYTETYSPYIVNPEILYGTGQLPKFADDMFRVEKGGEENTVTQYLISTSEITLTNTVRDSIVDAATLPIKLTAHSPCFRSEAGSYGRDTRGMIRQHQFDKVEMVQIAAPDASYAALDEMVGHAEAILQKLELPYRVITLCTGDMGFSAAKTFDLEVWLPAQNTYREISSCSNTESFQARRMQARFRNAQGKPELVHTLNGSGLAVGRTLVAVLENYQNADGSVTVPVALRPYLGGLEKIELPGSAA
- a CDS encoding GNAT family N-acetyltransferase, whose amino-acid sequence is MIFHRPYLDFRLCQFARSFENNDLTHTPLSVEANSLLSEGCPCMSSTLTVRRIAADQGSVYRELRAASLREPYAPGEAPEAELSVDADAADAIAAQRASSDQSTTFLLYTEGHPAGMIGAYLDNTPERRAFVSELWVAHAVRHLRGGVLLVNTARDWLAGQGATEIYAWIAEQNRNAIRFYEHMGFTNLGEHAPIARVPGAMKSLFVWRFGA
- the minC gene encoding septum site-determining protein MinC — translated: MSLKKSPFFELRSGSVDSLLFVVKTADLDVLRAELVKRFEATPEFFADDVVAIDVRRLAEDERVSLDELRAMLNDVRMRPIGVVAQPEQQGWAAAGGLPLLEARDRRAPTAKPAQDEAPAAEASATPAAGVAEVAAVAAEPAGAASGAMGASAAASGGAPQTLVIDRPLRSGQQIYAKGDLVVLAPVSNGAEVIAEGNIHVYAPLRGRALAGVLGNHDARIFCTCLEPELISIAGIYRTTENPLPAEVVGKSVQIRLEDEKLMIEPLRLT
- the minD gene encoding septum site-determining protein MinD codes for the protein MAKIIVVTSGKGGVGKTTTSASFASGLALRGHKTAVIDFDVGLRNLDLIMGCERRVVYDLVNVIQGEANLNQALIKDKKCENLFILPASQTRDKDALTREGVEKVINDLIAMDFAYIVCDSPAGIESGALHAMYFADEAVVVTNPEVSSVRDSDRILGILASKTKRAADGGDPIKEHLLITRYNPKRVSEGEMLSLEDIGEILRIKLIGVIPESEAVLHASNQGLPAVHLDGTDVAEAYKDVVSRFLGEEKTMRFVDYSKPGLLQRLFGSK